The proteins below are encoded in one region of uncultured Acidilobus sp. JCHS:
- a CDS encoding Zn-dependent carboxypeptidase, translated as MASVAKFKNPVIKELLERYRRIWSLAHAMSLMGWDEETYMPSQGVVERATAMAELRTLYQELITGDQFVSLVERASKQEGLNEYERGVVRVLNREITILKKIPPSLNYELTKTSQEAFIAWREAKAKSDFQMFRPYLEKIVELNRQMAEKLGYEENPYDALLDLHEEGLRTRDVRSVFSVLEPAMKRVLDRVTSEGYFSSPSPLEETKYEEAAMRRVNEAVLSLLGYPTDRARLDVSPHPFTINMGVNDVRITTRYEGFDFKRSLFSVVHEFGHATYELQVDPELDMTPIGTGASLGVHEGQSRFWENVVGRTLSFVKVIRPVLDGELGFTKAYSDEDLYRYFAHVRPSLIRTEADEVTYNFHILLRYELEVQMLNREVKVQELPEMWNERTESLLGVRPRSDAEGVLQDVHWAHGTLGYFPTYTLGNIVASMMLKDMNSQGLRLSELVEARNFSAIKDYLRDRVHRWGSAFAPKDLLRRAFGREYSAEDLVDYLERKYIRKEAY; from the coding sequence GTGGCCTCCGTGGCCAAGTTCAAGAACCCTGTAATTAAGGAGCTCCTCGAGAGGTACAGGAGGATCTGGTCCCTGGCGCACGCCATGAGCCTCATGGGCTGGGACGAGGAGACCTACATGCCCTCCCAGGGCGTAGTGGAGAGGGCCACGGCCATGGCTGAGCTCAGGACCCTCTACCAGGAGCTGATCACAGGCGACCAGTTCGTCTCCCTCGTCGAGAGGGCCTCAAAGCAGGAGGGCCTGAACGAGTACGAGAGGGGGGTTGTGAGGGTCCTGAACCGTGAGATAACCATCCTCAAGAAGATACCGCCGAGCCTCAACTACGAGCTAACTAAGACGTCCCAGGAGGCCTTCATAGCCTGGAGGGAGGCCAAGGCGAAGTCTGACTTCCAGATGTTCAGGCCTTACCTTGAAAAGATAGTTGAACTCAACAGGCAGATGGCGGAGAAGCTGGGCTACGAGGAGAACCCCTACGACGCGCTCCTAGACCTGCACGAGGAGGGGCTGAGGACAAGGGACGTCAGGAGCGTCTTCTCAGTCCTCGAGCCGGCCATGAAGAGGGTTCTCGACAGGGTCACCTCAGAGGGCTACTTCTCCTCGCCGAGCCCCCTTGAGGAGACTAAGTACGAGGAGGCGGCCATGAGGAGGGTCAACGAGGCAGTCCTCTCCCTCCTAGGCTACCCGACCGACAGGGCAAGGCTGGACGTCTCCCCCCACCCGTTCACCATAAACATGGGGGTTAACGACGTAAGGATAACTACTAGGTACGAGGGCTTCGACTTCAAGAGGAGCCTCTTCAGCGTCGTCCACGAGTTCGGCCACGCGACCTACGAGCTCCAGGTTGACCCGGAGCTCGACATGACTCCGATCGGCACGGGCGCCTCGCTTGGGGTCCACGAGGGCCAGAGCAGGTTCTGGGAGAACGTTGTTGGCAGGACGCTCTCCTTCGTAAAGGTGATAAGGCCAGTACTGGACGGGGAGCTCGGCTTCACCAAGGCCTACAGCGACGAGGACCTCTACAGGTACTTCGCCCACGTAAGGCCCAGCCTGATAAGGACGGAGGCCGACGAGGTGACGTACAACTTCCACATACTCCTGAGGTACGAGCTGGAGGTCCAGATGCTGAACAGGGAGGTCAAGGTGCAGGAGCTGCCTGAGATGTGGAACGAGAGGACGGAGTCCCTCCTCGGGGTTAGGCCCAGGAGCGACGCGGAGGGCGTGCTGCAGGACGTGCACTGGGCCCACGGCACCCTTGGCTACTTCCCAACCTACACCCTTGGCAACATAGTGGCCTCGATGATGCTGAAGGACATGAACTCCCAGGGCCTGAGGCTGAGCGAGCTCGTGGAGGCCAGGAACTTCAGCGCAATCAAGGACTACCTCAGGGACAGGGTCCACAGGTGGGGCAGCGCCTTCGCCCCCAAGGATCTCCTGAGGAGGGCCTTCGGCCGCGAGTACTCCGCCGAGGACCTCGTGGACTACCTGGAGAGGAAGTACATAAGGAAGGAGGCCTACTGA
- a CDS encoding Selenocysteine lyase produces the protein MFEAEFPQLRSMTYLDWAAVGVPPLRSIGAVRAYLDVLERDPVSAASGAAQAAAKQEARAALAPILGCSPDRIVFTGTSTTSAVQVAVDAVSPSKGDNVVIADMDFPLFYVEAKRLSSRGVEVRVAQNADGDYEIDQFYELIDRRTRAVMVSSVMWVNGLRLDVAELAKVAHEAGAYIIVDAIQQAGALRVEADRLGLDFVAVGSQKWLMAPYGVGALCVGRRAVEELSPPRPGYLSLAVKDWDAFWADPSKTPAGWTQVEEGALKFEYGGTFPPLSLKGLAASASLINEVGVERAEEIVLRLRKALVEELEDLRLEVLSPPEARKASGIVLFRVPRGLRENYMAAMRLRSRGVMVSARGAAGVWGVRASVHFPNKEEDVEALREALRELGA, from the coding sequence GTGTTCGAGGCCGAGTTCCCTCAGCTCAGGTCCATGACGTACCTTGACTGGGCAGCCGTTGGGGTGCCGCCCCTCAGGTCAATAGGGGCCGTAAGGGCTTACCTTGACGTGCTCGAGAGGGACCCCGTCTCCGCCGCCTCGGGGGCCGCACAGGCGGCGGCCAAGCAGGAGGCGAGGGCAGCCCTGGCGCCAATACTGGGCTGCAGCCCGGACAGGATTGTTTTCACGGGGACCAGCACGACCTCAGCTGTTCAGGTGGCGGTTGACGCAGTCTCCCCCTCCAAGGGGGACAACGTGGTCATAGCTGACATGGACTTCCCGCTCTTCTACGTCGAGGCCAAGAGGCTGAGCTCGAGGGGGGTCGAGGTCAGGGTGGCCCAGAACGCTGACGGGGACTACGAGATTGACCAGTTCTACGAGCTGATAGACAGGAGGACCAGGGCGGTCATGGTGAGCTCAGTGATGTGGGTCAACGGGCTGAGGCTCGACGTGGCTGAGCTGGCGAAGGTGGCACACGAGGCCGGGGCCTACATAATAGTTGACGCTATACAGCAGGCCGGGGCCCTGAGGGTCGAGGCGGACAGGCTGGGCCTGGACTTCGTGGCCGTCGGCTCCCAGAAGTGGCTCATGGCGCCCTACGGCGTTGGGGCCCTGTGCGTGGGCAGGAGGGCGGTGGAGGAGCTCAGCCCCCCGAGGCCCGGCTACCTGAGCCTAGCCGTTAAGGACTGGGACGCCTTCTGGGCGGACCCCTCAAAGACCCCTGCAGGGTGGACTCAGGTCGAGGAGGGGGCGTTAAAGTTCGAGTACGGCGGAACCTTCCCTCCCCTTTCCCTGAAGGGGCTGGCGGCCAGCGCCTCGCTGATAAACGAGGTTGGGGTTGAGAGGGCCGAGGAGATAGTTCTGAGGCTGAGGAAGGCGCTGGTCGAGGAGCTGGAGGACCTACGCCTTGAGGTCCTCTCGCCGCCGGAGGCCAGGAAGGCGAGCGGCATAGTCCTCTTCAGGGTACCCAGGGGCCTGAGGGAGAACTACATGGCGGCTATGAGGCTGAGGTCAAGGGGGGTCATGGTCTCGGCTAGGGGGGCTGCTGGCGTCTGGGGGGTAAGGGCCTCTGTCCACTTCCCTAACAAGGAGGAGGACGTTGAGGCGCTAAGGGAGGCGCTAAGGGAGCTGGGGGCCTAG
- a CDS encoding methyltransferase, FkbM family: MLFGLRGREVVDVGANTGDTALYFILNGARKVIAVEPLPNVARCAEENVRLSGATDKVRVINAALSSGPVNVPCNYDVFSSSAFSTLKGSGPCRVPSVTLGDLLNMVDDPYLLKMDCEGCEAQVILGPERERLRAFEHIILETHPHITGVSNKKLLALLKELGFECKLHITLEPKLCVNIYHCENSKPRQPKGTF; this comes from the coding sequence GTGCTCTTCGGCCTCAGGGGCAGGGAAGTAGTTGACGTAGGGGCTAACACGGGTGACACGGCCCTCTACTTTATCCTCAACGGGGCGAGGAAGGTTATTGCCGTGGAGCCCCTGCCCAACGTGGCCAGGTGTGCTGAGGAGAACGTGAGGCTGAGCGGCGCTACCGACAAGGTAAGGGTGATAAACGCAGCCCTCAGCAGCGGGCCTGTGAACGTTCCATGCAACTATGACGTGTTCTCGTCTAGTGCTTTCTCTACGCTTAAGGGCAGCGGCCCCTGCAGGGTGCCAAGTGTCACTTTAGGCGACCTCCTCAACATGGTTGATGACCCATACCTGCTCAAGATGGACTGCGAGGGCTGCGAGGCGCAAGTAATACTTGGCCCCGAGAGGGAGAGGCTTAGAGCTTTCGAGCACATAATACTTGAGACACATCCCCACATTACTGGCGTCAGCAACAAGAAGTTACTTGCCTTACTTAAAGAGCTGGGGTTTGAGTGCAAGCTTCACATCACGCTTGAACCAAAGCTATGCGTCAACATCTATCACTGTGAGAACTCTAAGCCAAGGCAGCCTAAAGGAACGTTTTGA